The genomic interval ctgtcaatcgaccaagtaaaacaggAGATAATGTCAAATgagtttatagttttattgccctcataaatacACTAAcaataaaacgctgcatggaccatgtgctgatgcccatatttccatcatttcttgtcctttttcaaaacggaaagcGCCATGAAAAACTACATATCCTAGGAGCCACTGGGAGGTCACAAAGGAAGGACGTCATCCGAAAACTTTTAATATATTGCTGAGTGAGGCGCCATCTTACAACAGGGAGGCGACGTAGTGATCGAcgaccggttggattgagcgagtgaCTTTATGAAGCGTGCAGAAAacgtagcgcaagctaatgcaatttttcatcaacttgaggaagagtatGGGCCAGAATTGTCGTTTTCTTCGAATGAGTCGGCGAGTAAGTAGAGCACTGCTCAAAGGGCGGAAGAAGAAAGGACAACCCCtagaagtgtgagctgtgtaaGGTAGCCCTGTGTCTTGTTCCACGATgaaactgagtggcatgcctgaagaaAATTAACTGAACtgatttattgtaaatatttttttaaatacgtttttcagtgttatattttttttcacaatcttTTCAGTTTGTATATAGATATGTGTGTTTGAGAAACTTGATTGTATCTAAAATGCATGATAAGGTGATGTGTGCAATACCCAACCTCACTAAAAGATATCCTCGAAACCGTTTTTGTGTTGGATGGTGATCTTTTCACTGTTTTAAACTGTTGGTctcctgtatataacctgttttgaccatagtatttagaatgaccatacctgctgtttctgtcgaattatcaaatataaaactattcagtctaattttctgttgaatgtttatcctaacaagatgaataaatattacacgcttcaaaatgtttcgttgagcatgtttggttgtcaatgcgacatcaatattacaaattttgaccaaaaaaatgttggaattttttttgtctttttgtgtccaaaatgttgattataattggtttgTGGAGAAAacaagtttggacatgaaggttatggtgtcctgaaaaaagggacccaatcaggccatttttttcaacatttttttctttgaaatataaaggcaagaacagaaaaatgcaaattcggATAAAACAGAcccaggtgttaaagggttaagcagACCATGTTATTAAGTGAATCGTACATGTAACAATACAAAGGGTCTGTATTATGCTAGCAATTTTGAGAAATGACGCATTAGCCCATAAGAGGTCCAACTGATTAGATACCGTAACTTGCAGAATTATCAGAacatgtagatttttttttcaaatcaaggTACAGCTAGTTTTATCccaatattacatttttttttttttaaatggcggaaaacactcaggtgacttggagttcctctctgagatccccaattgtgccaactttcaaaattgtccgatatgcatgtgtgatacatcattggaaagcttaaaatctcaattttctgggggaggaaaatttttgaacaggagggcatttaaaaaaaaaaaaaaaaagggttttgctgtttaaaaaactatcTGGAGGTAAGAGCACGCGGGAGCAgagttacagacgccatgactttaacgagacattatcgtatccttgtttcgatccaaaaactccatgtagcatgtatcactgagtgtcaagacacagctgtgaatggccacagctgaatttttttgggtgaaacatggtaatataacaagggtggcgatgcagaaatcgcagacatcaaggagtggtcgagattttcatatttttacccttttaaacgtttttttttttttttccaatttgtttttgtttggatcgattatttatcatctaacatatcagagaaaatgcgaaagtaacaaaaaaaatacaattaagcgatagttatgaggtcgatattcgtgacttttttttacagacgccattttttcattgtgacataatttgttgaaaatatgcgagtgaataatttttttaaagtcgttttttttttaaacgaaatatgaggcatcaattaatgattctaagctaaaaacgacagacatttttaataatatattaattaccttcgttttatggctgggttgaaacaaaagcggttgcgcgacgtctgtaaatgggggttttcagggtaaaacggacaaattaaaaatagtttgggggcttaatgtgccatgaatctgctatggcagcatatagacatgctgttctatcaaacacaagttgttttggcttaaaatacagcagtttcttttaaagagtagtgcaagagcagaaactgctttttcagtcttgtctgtgttttctgccatatgatCCCGACAACAACACGAAGATGAATCCATCCCCAAATGAATACCTAAATAAAGTCCAGATACCTGAAAAACTATAGCAACAACAGATCTTGACTTCTTTACGTACGATGTATGAATCcaatgttagcattagcatcgcTAGCAAGCAAATGTTTCAAAGAATAACTCTCTTTATGTGAAGTCTTATTCAGTTTTAAAACATCTCTCATAtttatgaaaaatgaatgatCAAAGGTTGTGCTTGTAACTTAACATGGACTGTTGTCCAGTTAGATATCAAAACTTTTTTAGCAGAGCTTTGCTTTGCTTATTAGCAGGAGTGTCTAGCAGGATGGGTTGTCACACCATCTACTCAGTCATtaccataaaaaaacaaaacacaatcacGGACTTTTTGTTCATATTTCTGTATGGGAAATCATAAAATGTGTTCTTTAGATTTCATTCCTTCCCTTATGTAAGCTGTTGCATAAGTTTCCACTGGGACCTTCCTCTGCCAGAAGGGCTGCTATGTGTTAACCCCCCCAACCAACCCCCACCCAAATAAACCTCACCCTGCCGGGGCTCATATTACATACTGTAACATACACATTTTTTGCATTCTGTATGTTTGTAATAGAACTTTTCTTGCGTAGCGTTGTAATGAAAACAACATGCATCAACTTTATGGTTGAACTCCAAAACTTTGTTGTCATAACTTTGATCAATACAATACAAAGCATCAGATCCTGTATTATTTGGCGTCCCTCCATAGTAAAGCAACTCAGAATTGAAGGAAGGAGGAGGAggggtgttatttttttgttgaaagcGATACTgcaaaaatatacaattttgTATCACTCAAACAGGGAAACTCCCCAACAAGCCAATAAGTAAACCGTTGAAGTCACATGATTGCCAGTGATCTCAAAAATAAGAGGAAACAATGCGCAGAACACAATGTTTCTTTCTGGTCTGCTCGTTGCCAACTTTTACCACAGTCCACATCTGGATGTAATTGTGCAGACTTGCAAAGTTACAACATTCCCTAGCACCCTAAAAGGTTGAGAAAACAATACTGGGAAGTAGAAGGACAGGCCTTGCAGGGTTTCACCGTCAAATTTAGTTGGTTATTAgcacctttcctttttttttttttgttgctgttgttttAACTCGCTTATCTTTCAAGTGTTATTCTTTGTGACATAACAGGCGGCGATCAGGAGAACTGGTGTTCGTCAAGCATGTGACGGCTGTGAGGGAGTGAAACTGTTTTATGACCTCTTGAAGAAGAGCCCAGAGTTGGAATGTTTTTTTGCAACGTGGAggcgagagagagaaaaaaaatggggaaaacacacacacacattaggatTCGAAAGGCGATATAAGGGCTAAAGTTCCAAGCTAGATATCTTCGCATTGAAAGCATctgtttttttatgtgtttctattcATCGTTCCGTTGCGAAataaaatgagtttgtcactagttgacgtccaatccattgggaTTGAAGAACCGTCagaggcagtcaatgagttaagagTATATACAACATAACCATTGGAGGAATACATAATAACACAGTACAAAAGTATTATTCAAAACATACTAAATATGGAAAACTATATTGAAAAATACagctaaaaatgagaaaatattagagtaaaaaaaaaaattgtttaaagattttttaaataagaaaagtaaatatacaaaattaaacttaaaaaatacaatatatttaaaaatgattaatttcagaaataaaaatgtgtatttttgtattaaaaatattttttaaaacattttttaattaaaatatatcttttttaattttcttttatttttctttgtttttatttttcatttaggatattccaatttttttgttgtatttttccaattaaattttcaatacatatattttatcattattatttttatgtaccgtattttccacattgtaaggcgcacctaaaagccttcaattttctcaaacagTTTCtcagacagtgcgccttataatcttaTGTGCCttgtatatggatcaatattggttaatcatggcatgaaatTCCATTTAGTGCagcgccatctagtggatgttaTAACACAACCCCAACAACTACACTTACTACATCTGTGCTTTATAATGCTGTGCGccctatacagtgatccctcattacttcgcgcttcaaacttcgcgccctcagtccatcgtggattttttttcaactgaaaaaaataaaaataaatacagatgagctggccTTTGTTCGTCAGGCACTGTGGCACTGCACTGGAGttacttattaaagttaacgatgttgacagatgtttgtgtttgatcttgccagagtcacgaaCTTCAAAAGCGCGGCATTCGTCAATCATcgattaacttgttaaacagttgctgtggcaactcattgtgtttaactgagaggatttgagtagactcactcaatgaaacatttaataaagctaagtatttttccactacagtactttattcttgttttaaaataattcgtTTGGGCGGTAACAGGTTTAAAACGTATCACaactattacatttgaagtgcttaaaagcaatttattaaaaaatatttgtggcggaaaagacacaagactgaaaaagcagtttctgctcttgcagtcctcttaaagaaactgctgtattttaagccaaaacaactgttgtgtttgatagaacaatatgtctatatgctgccatagcagattcatggtgcattaagcctccaaactatttttaatttgtccgttttatcctggaaacccccgtttacagacgtcacgcaaccacttttgtttcaactcagccataaaacaaagataattaattatatttattattcaaaatgtctgtcattttgagcttcgaatcattaatggacgtctaatattttgttttaaaaaaaaaaaatctttataaaaTCATTCACTCGTATGaataaaacttttaaacaaattatgtcacaattaaaaaaaatagtgtgtgtaaaaaagtcaaggatatctacctcataactaccgcttaattgtattattttttttgttactgtcgcattttcactgatatgttagatgataaataattgatccaaacaaagaaaaattgaagaaaaaaaaacaattaaaagggtaaatatataaaaaagacaatctcaaccactccttgatgtctgtgatttctgcattgcgacccttgttatattaccatgtttcactcataaagtcccccaaaaatccagccgtggccattcacagctgtattTTGACATTCAGTTATGcatgctacatgaagttttttgatcgaaacaaggttagttcacgataatatctcgttaaagtcatggcatctttaattctgctctttcatgctctcacctccagatatggtctcgctttttatttattttttatttttttaaatgccatcctgttcaatttttttcttccctcagaaaattgagattttaagctttccaatgatgtatcacacatgcatatgggacaatttttaaatttggccaaattgcgggtctcagagcggaacttcaagtgacctgagtgtttttcgccatatacttttttttttttttttaattaaactttgggggggggaaagcattacaaatgtcttatatgtactgtatctctttccaatgctaaatctgaataaatacattgaacaacccccccaaaaaaaaaatgtgggggttgcactacttttttaattattgcagcaggttctggtccccattcacCGTGAAAAaccagggatcactgtatatgaaaacatttttaaaataggccattcatttaaggtgcgccttatagtgcagaaaagaCGGTACTTACATACTGCATCCCCTCAatgctttttgatgtatatttgttaaatgtaaattcaagcATCATGGagttaaatgaaggaaaaatcctGTTGCTCAGGACAGACGACGGTCAGTGGTACTTTTGAAGGCTTCTATGTTTCTTTTTGaaagtaaaagaaaaacaaagggaCTTTTGTTTCTGACGCATGTCATCTGATGCTATCACATTAAGTAAAATTAGTATCACGCCAgctttacaaaataaaactgtATGAAAACCAATCATGATTTACAAGCAAAAACGTTACATAATAATGTGTGCTCTAGTCTGTACTATGGACACGTTGCAGCGCTCCAGATGTATATTACATTATAGTCTGTTTTTTAACCCAAAGCGTGCATGCTTTTTCATTTAAGGTTTATTCAAACTCGCTTTTTAATCTTAATTAGATATTTAATTGGTTAAATAAATCTTGTATCTTAAATGCAgtccattttaaaataaatatttgaaaacattATTAAGTGTCTGTCTCTCTCTTTCTGTGCAGGTGTTTGATTACCCAGCAGGAGGTGACGAGCTTCATCGAGAGGTGCATGACGGCGGTGGGCACCAAGCAGCATCATGCCCGCAGCCTGGCACAGGTTCTGGTGGAGGGTGACCACAGGGGACACTACAGTCACGGACTGAACAGGATGGGTAAGTTAGCCTATTGCAGtgcttttcaattattttctgtaatgcccCCCCaatggaagacgtaaatgttttgcgcccccccaactctctgcctccACTGTAaatgtatcatttgtctataagattattattataatcagTACACCTCTGAATAACAttatgtcctttttaatattaaagaaaaaaacgtaatatagatcaacttagaaTAAAATATGACTTTacgaacattgttttgtttttaacagacAAGACTTCaagcacatcaatttgcctaaattaaaaaacaaacaaaaaacccttccaaattgtaaaaaaatacactcaaggcacATTTgttgaccgtttgatactgaaaaataaaattttataaaatcaaaaaattattataaattcaaattgattagcaaaatTAACTCTTGAGGACTAAatcccaaacaatttgaccggaaaaaaacaaaaattaatagaacaaacacGACATTgagcagagggacagtttttatttttgctgtacATTTACATATAATTATTGATAATGAATCATCCAtatatgtgttttttaatatagattaaaaaaatgactaagaTTACAACAAGAAATGAGAAGAtgtgaaaatttttttaaagaagacttttaaaaaataaagaaaatattgtaaatGGACAAAAAAGGGAAATCAttacaaataaaaatggaatttattcttttaaaaaattctttaaatttttcaagttttttattttaattttttatgtccaattttctatagttttttttttttttttttacatctcatacatctctttttttttttttatttagacctatttttttttaattggacaaTTTTCATCCATAATAATTCCTGattcatattcattttttttctccatttaattttattttgatcAAATTGAGATGTCTAATGTctttatgtgactttttaattgatttggcatcctgctgtccgctgcgaacatttttagacacggtaaacagactggtctttccttgtctcccactgtgctaaaagtcaaagccaaacgctacatacgcttaGTCATATTTCTTCGTCTTAGCTTTCCATATCTCCAGTGTTCAGAGCGCCACTggtacccactgagtggatgtccaattacactttattctagtacagcaaaaaacgtatgttccccaaggtcacatgcgccacccctggcatagctgtgcgcccccctgggggggcccgccccaccatttgagaagtactggcctaTTGTAACCTCTGTGTTCAAAATAGAGATAAATGGCATGACAGTGGATTTTAGTAGGGAAAATTCTGCATTGTGAATATGGGCTTTCATGAAGTTTAATTTTAATTCATAGTTCCAATTCTAttgatttaattatttaaaacattttttttttttttaaaagacctTGCGACATCCTTCTTGAATTTTGTGCTAATTTTCGGACAGACATGTACGTAAAAGACGTTCAGACGGGAATCTGCGCCAAGGACGGAGAGCCAGTCATAGATAAAGAGAGTCCCGCTACTGCGCTTGTGGACGGGAGGAACCTCCTGGGCCCCGTGGTTGGGAACTTCTGCATGGATTTGGCTATCAAGAAAGCCAAAGAAGTTGGTATCGGTTGGGTGGTCGCGCATGGTGAGtatggctttttaaaaaaaaaaaaaaaaaaaaaaaaagacaagattTGCGCAAATATTTATCCAACCTGTCTGTTATAGGCTCCAACCACTATGGCATCGCCGGCCACTACGCCATGCGAGCTCTGAAGGACAACATGATCGtaagtaaaaaaattaaaaaaaatgtctgtaaaTCCTGCAGCTGTCCTTTTTGGTTTATCTAACAGTCATGTCTCATACACAGGGAATGTCCTTCACCAATACGTCACCTCTGGTGGTCCCCACACGTGGCAGAGAGGTGAGCAAAATATACTAGCTcgccctcttttttttcattattcctTTATCAAGTGGAGATGTTGTTCGTAGTGCACCTTAGGCACCAACCCCATCAGTGTGGCAGCTCCATCCAAAAACGGGGACAGCTTCGTCCTGGACATGGCCACATCTGCGGTCGCGCTTGGAAAAGTGagtaattaaatttattagggctacagctatcgaatattttagtaatcgagtaattgactgaaaattctatcgattaattgagtaatcggataaaacatttttttttaggtaaagcgcaattataaatacatatgagaaaaaaagacatttaatccaatattgaaccattttcagtcaatcaatgtctttattttcgatgtacattgttgaaaacagacaattgcatctcagatgtgactagaaaaaaaaaaaaaacatatttcttacctaaaaatgtaattacgcttgataacacacatcacttgaaagcgacatgtttttcccacgtgtttcaattgaatttccatttgtgtcaagctatttttaagttctaattaagttttaagttagtctaaactgtaagcactgataggattttgagtttttgcagtgttcaaaataaatgtattatacctgctgtattggagcacattagggaccagtgctacttggtgttttattcagcaatgactactgagctaaaactgagagttagctttattatgttttaattttaaaccctcatcactctacagcgctgtgtttttacagattaaataaagcctgtatgtaagacacgttcgccacgcatcgacagtggtcataatcaatagaaacctagccctccgaagggctaacgttacatgagcgagtgacagtaacattatatttattagtgctgcgaagtctactgcttaaagatggcggctgtttactaacgcactttactacgctgcccagacgcggccgagtctgtcaattcgcatctagtccttaatgcatgcgatatctattggACGCATCGGAcagtacctgctaccacactagcatcgtgcgggcg from Corythoichthys intestinalis isolate RoL2023-P3 chromosome 5, ASM3026506v1, whole genome shotgun sequence carries:
- the LOC130916401 gene encoding uncharacterized oxidoreductase YjmC-like — protein: MSRCLITQQEVTSFIERCMTAVGTKQHHARSLAQVLVEGDHRGHYSHGLNRMDMYVKDVQTGICAKDGEPVIDKESPATALVDGRNLLGPVVGNFCMDLAIKKAKEVGIGWVVAHGSNHYGIAGHYAMRALKDNMIGMSFTNTSPLVVPTRGRECTLGTNPISVAAPSKNGDSFVLDMATSAVALGKVELHDRRGDTIPEGWGCNAQGKITPDPKQVLNGGGLVPIGGSEATGGYKGYGLGMMVEVFCGILAGAKYSKHIRTWKVTDRVADLGQCFVAINPENFATGFTDRMADLLAIHRGLDAADADSPVLTAGDPERANIAKCDKMGGIPYHINVVNYMNDCAKRVGVCPLLPVDKIIPE